The genomic stretch ACACCACCACAAAGTTCAATACATATAAGCATATTTATCACCTAAAATCAAATCAGATCAATTGTACAGGTGTATCAATTGTCATGACCAGTGAGtgttttttatactgtatatttatattgaagatatatatacatatacatttattcaCTGTAGGAAAGACCTTGAATGTAAAACCACTGTGTGCTGCTATGAGCTCATACGTACTAACAATGACGCCCCActattatttttactaataagGGAACATTAAATATTGAATGAATTCATGTGCCAgttctgatttatttttttctgaaagatGAGTAATCTGGTCTGTTATGACTGCAAATTGTCGCTAGCGTCTCtgagtcagtgtgtgtgtgcgcgcgcactGACAGTCAATAACGCCGCTCCCACTTTTTTCAAGCCACAAATCTAATTgagaatgttgactttttttttttgataatctGTCTTTTGCATATTGCAGCTCTACTTAAAAtctcattaaggtccaaatgtgtATGCTAGCAAGTTGGTCTGGTCTTAAGATTTGGATCAGGACTTATTTCTTGGGtgagaaaaaatgcaaaaacatttcaagcatatcataataataaaggtaATGGCTATTAGTTTAGCattttcattgtattattagtaataataatcatatttaaactaatattcattcattttctactgcttgtcctcacaagggtcacgttggtgctggagcctatcccagctgtctacgggcgagaggcggggtacaccttagactggtggccagccaatcacagggcacatatagacaaacaaccattcacactcacattcatacctatggacaatttggagtggctaattaacctagcatgtgagaggaaaccggacatgcaaactccacacagaggtggcccagggtggaattgaactcggatctcctccTGAGGattctaagtgggtttcgaatagaggatatgcgcatcttaaagaaccaaatcctagaatgagaaccagattgtagCTAATACAGACATCCCGGCTTatttgcagtccctgtatgccttcAAGTAAGCAGGCTTTATGACAGcgcatctgcaaaaaaaaaaaacacccttcctttccctgcccggcctttttaTACATCCAAGATTGTGGATCCAAGACTGGAGTCGCAGACCAATCAGccttcgccactgcccttgcttcaACCGCTTCTGCTTTCCTTTGTTTGCAAGTGCATCAAGGTGTCTGGAACATTCTGTgatttcctttgttgcaaagcaagctatGATACACACGTcggatgtttccaccttaactgtcagttgtcacgttagtccttttatctgtatttgtgagactatgtgtttgtatttaaccGAGTTCAAGCGATTAAGTGTAACAAAGAAAACCTTGTgcttgttttagcttttatcctTAGCTAGCAAGAATGAGCAAACACCTTCAGTGGCCTGCATGAAAAATGTGGTCTAACGTCAtcgttgcggggggtgctggagcctatcccagctgtcttcgggcgagaggcggggtacaccctggacgggtggccagccaatcacagggcacatatagacaaacaaccattcacactcacattcatacctatggacaacttggagtggctaattaacctagcatgtttttggaatgtgggagaaaaccggagtacccggagaaaacccacgcatgcaaactccacactcttgatgatccccaagacccaTTACATCAAAATATGCAATacagcaaaatatggtggtggtagtgtgatggtctgtggcttttctggaagacttgctgtgataaattaattaattaattaatttgttcattttcgacaacttatcctcacgagggtcacagaggtgcgagaggtggggtacaccctggactggtggccagccaatcacagggcacgtatagacaaacaaccattcacactcacattcatacctatggacaatttggagtggccaattaaggtagcatgtttttggaatgtgggaggaaaccggagtacccggagaaaacccacgcaaactacacacagagatgacagaaggtggaattgaaccctggtcttctagaaccctaggtctgcgcgctaaccacttgaccgcctaAACTAATATaatcatttgtattattattattaaatagattgtctttttttaatttattactatacataataataataatgacaaataatgtcattatCTCAGAATTAGTTGTAATGTTAACGCCCCCAAATCCTGGCACGCAAATCCTCctttgtgattgacagctgggcCCCTCGTGGGAGGGGCTACTTCAACGCGTAGGCGTGCCTAGCGGGCGTTCGTGCATGGAACATCCTAACAATCCGAGGTTGTTGTTCTCCCTTGGAAGAAGAACTGCTGTTTGGATGAACAAGAAGGCTGCTTAAGAGCCACTTCCTTCCTTACTCGGCGGGCCAGTATGGAATCAGAAGATTATAAATTCGTGCCGAGCACTTTGTCCAACAAACCCGCTTCAAGGCTGCAGGGACGCACGACCACTTGAACATGGAGGATGTTACCGGACTGCTTGTGGCTGTGCTGCTTGTCCTGGCGGGGAGGCTCGGTGGGACGGAGCCGAATGGCGGCTCCTGCTTTGGGAAGCAGTGTTACGCCGTGCATAGACGCGCGGGTGACTTTACGAGCGCGCAGAATCAATGCAAAGAACAAAACGGCCACTTAATGACTGTGGGCTCGCAATCGACACACGATGCGCTCGTTGCGCTTTTGGGGAACGCTTCTGGTCACTTCTGGATCGGTCTGCACCGCCCCATCAGGTGCCCCGATGCAACACTTGGCCTTAAAGGCTACGAGTGGGTGACGGAAGACGGTGAAAGTGTTTTTAACAACTGGGCTGAAACTTTTGACCGCAGCTGCTCCTCACCGCGATGCGTCACTGTATCCGCGGAGGATGGGTTCCGGTGGACGCAAAAGCGCTGCGACGCGAGGGTGAGTGGCTTTCTGTGCGCGTACAGCTTCGACTACGCGTGCACACGCCTGaacgaggaggaggcggcgggggAGTATGTCATCTACACCAACCCCCTGGGGTTAGGAGAGGAGGGTCTGCATTCCCTGCCCCCCGGAAGCACCGCCATACGGATGCCGAGCGAGCTCAAGCACGTCTGCTTCTTCCAGAAGTGGCTGCAGGCTCCGTGGAGCTGCGAGATCTTCCAGGGGGGTTGCGAGCACAAGTGCATCGCCGGTCCGGACCACCAACCTTCCTGCTACTGCCCGCCCGGACTCTCCATACACCCCGTTAACAAAGTCACATGCGAGGAGGACCCGGATGGCCCGTGCACCCGTTTGGGGTGCGAGCACGCCTGCTTGGAGGACCCCCACGGCGCCCACTTGTGCATGTGCGGCCACGGATTCGAATTGGCATCGGACGGACGGTCGTGCGTGGACTTCAACGACTGCACAGACGAACGCCAGTGTCCCGGGGAGAACTTCCGCTGCGTGGACACGGCGGGCGGCTACAGGTGCGTCTGCGAGGATGGCTTCAAGCTGACCGGCGGCGTGTGCGTGGATCAGGACGAGTGCGCGTCCGCCCCTTGCGAGCACATGTGTCACAACACCCCGGGAAGCTACAGATGCTCATGTTATGAAGGTTACATAGAGGACACCCACTCTGCAAACACGTGTAAGCTGCATTGTGGCAAGGAGGAGTGCAAAGCAGAGTGTGACCCAAACGACCAGTACCAGTGCTTCTGTCCGGACGGTTACATCGCAGAGGAGCGGCTCGACGGCACCGTGTGCATCGACATGGACGAGTGCGCCTTCGCTTACTGTGAGCATCGCTGCAAGAACACCTACGGCAGCTTTAAGTGCTCCTGCCGCAAAGGTTTCGCTCTGGTGGATGAGGTCTTCTGCAAACGCAAAAGCGAGGACGAGGATGAAGAATGGGAGGGCTCCGGGGAGGCTTTGACGAGCCCGAGCGCCTCCACTCTAACCCCAAATGTGGGTCCAACCGGGCAGCCCTCGGCGGTGACGGTGGGAGGCCTGGTGGGCATCATCGTGTGCTGCGTGTttgtggtggtgctggtggtcttCCTGGCTCAGCACCTCCTCAAGAAAAGAGGGAAAATGGAGAGAGAAGCCACGTTGAAAGCCTCGGGAGGAGGCGGAGGGGAGGCGCACAGTTTACACAAGATGGAGGTTGTAATGTAACAAAACAACGACAACGGAAAGTTTGCAACACAAATAAATTATACAAGAAAACCGTGTTTGTTTTTCCTGCCACCCAGTGGAAATAAAGTGTATTGCAACTGATATGACTTAAGCCGACAAAGGTGATGATCGATAaaagtattatttataatactaatatgaattaatatcattaaattgtaatatttattaattaatactaattatgatgttattatattattataataaaataattttatgaaatTAATAATCAACTAAACCCcaacatttaattaaatacattaatcaCAATATGAATGTTGATATTGATACCCATAATCATGTTATCctgtaatatatacatatatcctataatataaaaatattgtatatacaacaaaatatcaataGTGATATTTACAATAAATGATCAATGCAACTATTAATATGAATGATCAATAACGGAACAACAAATGCTAAAATCGCAACACTCTAAGGCCCATTGTGCCACCAAGTGGAAGGAAAGTGTACTGTAACTTAAATTGACTCTTTCAGAGGCAGACGTTATGAAGCAATACAATCACTATTACTAATACTGATTAAGAAATGAATATTATTCGATATTAATAGGAATCAATTCAAAGTAGTATAAATAATACGTTTTATCAGTATACAAATTAATCGtaattaatgctaatgttaatatatactatatatacacaatatgaatacatattaatatactaatcattaattataatAGTATTTTATCAGACTATTGATTGAAATTTACTATCAATATTACACTAAATATTACCATCTAATTCTAAATATTAATTTACATATTcatgtaattattcattcattcattcattttttaccggattctaccgcctatcccagctgtctttgggcaataggcggggtacaccctggactggtggccagccaatcacagggcacatatagacaaacaaccattcacactcacattcatacctatggacaatttggagtcgctaattaacctagcatgtttttggaatgtgggaggaaaccggagtacccggagaaaacccacacatgcacaggggagaacatgcaaactccacacagagatggccgagggtgggattgagatCAGCAAATtaagctgtgaagtctgcgcgctaaccactcgaccgccgtgcagcccattcatGTAATTAAAgtcatataattaaaaataataaagtctgTAAACTGATGCACAATGTACACagaacatttccaataaaaccATCAAAGGCTTGTCATTGGGAAGTGGGAGGCTGTTGTGTTGATGTGTGAAGTAGGATATTCCAAAACGTCACCGTTTGACTTCCAGTCGGGGGCAGAGGAAATCCCTGAAGGTTACTCCGAATATGAAAAGTGTTGCTTTTGCATCTCACGGCAACTACGGTGCGTTCAGGGACCTCCAAAGAACGTGGGAAGTATCAGCACCTAAGAAATAAACATCATCAGcgaagcataaagacatcaaCATGTGAcaatagtatagtagtataatagtatagtataatagaATAGTGTTATCATAATGTTGAAGTAATAACAGCAtacatatgtaatattttttcctcatcagaTGCCATATTAAATGTGCAATGAAATATACAATGTTGACATAAAAAGCCATGCAGCAGTTGGAACAACAGCGGTTATTACTGTAATTATGATACTTTGTTAGCTATCAGCTAGAAGCTCAAACATTGCTGAATGAAGCTTCATTTAGAGGAAGTCATTGTTAGCCTCTACGGTGAACTATGTACCCGTGTAAAGCAAATAGCCTTACACAATTTCCTCCTCTGTTATATGTGCCGCTCATGCACTGTGCTTGTAGTTGCATTAACACAGCAACTGCGACAGCATCAGCTTTTAGCGTCCATGGAGGCGCCCAACAGGATGTTCAATTGCAAGAAGAGCAGCATGTGGACCCTGGTTCTTCAGCTGGCTTCCGTGGGCATGTACGTGCAGGTAGGTTGGTGTAATGAGTGGATTTCATTAGAAAAACTGGTGTATGGTTCTGGAGAAGATGCTTATGTTTGTGTAGTGGAGATGTGAGAGAAGTGAGTCATTCCTTAATcgggaaatggtaatggttttatttcatttgaacatgcatcagattacaattgaatgcatcccataatcagttcccagttccacatgtccaaaaggagtaggaagaagcaaagcttattaaatcctacccctccatctggtacttttacaatcagtaactgttacatttgttcacttcctgctttcctaatatagttttaagttttgtttttttttggtcaacaaatacaaattgtttctagggctgcacggcggtcgagtggttagcgcgttacctcacagctaggagaccaggattcaattccaccctcggccatgtctgtgtggagtttgcatgttctccccgtgcatgcgtgggttttctccgggtactccggtttcctcccacattccaaaaacatgctaggttaattggccactccaaattgtccataggtatgaatgtgagtgtgaatggttgtttgtctatatgtgccctgtgattggctggccaccagtccagggtgcaccccgcctctcgctcgaagacagctgggataggctccagcagcccccgcgaccctgaaaatgaatgaatgaaaatctatTGCCATGTCCATTGCCACCAACCTTCTGTCTATTGCCAGATTAatttgtgtagaagtgaaagttaagcttgtgtgagttgAGCAATGTCTACCACTATTATTCAGCTGGGAAAACAGTCAGCAAGAAAAATGATTATTAAGCACTTTGTCGTCATGGATTGAGGTCCTAGAGTGCCCACAATGTCCTTCTCATAGACACCAATAAGTTTGAGGAACACTGCAGCACAATAGTTACATTATCATCAGTCAGCCAGTCCAAGGGGCTCAGACATAAGAGGGGTTCTACTGTACATGTAGTGAAGTTTGTTTCTCTGCAGGTCCTCACATCTTGCAAAATATACGGCCCTGTTGCTGCTTGTCATGGACAGAATTACCAGTGGGTTCCCACTCTTCCTCCAACAATCACCTCCCTCTACTTGGAGAGGAACCATATCAGTGAGATCAACAGCACATCATTCAAAAATCTGGAGCAGCTTCTGGAAATAGATCTCACTCAGCAATCCGTGCCGCTCATCATTCGGAACAACGCTTTTCTCAGGCAGACTAAGTTGGTTCGCTTGGTTCTGGGTAGCAATCTTGACCTTCAGCTGGAGCTAAGAGCATTTGCAGGGCTGGTCAATTTAAAACATCTCTTCATCGACCACTGCCGCTTGACAGACACCATAATGTCTCACAGTTATTTCGAACCACTCTTGTCCTTAGAATTGCTTAATCTTTTTGGAAACAATATACGAAGGCTCGAacctggatttttctttttcaaactgATAAAGCTGACACAGGTGAACCTGATGTTGAACAACATTGAACGACTATGCGAAGAGGATCTTATCGGTTTCAGGGGGAAGTACTTCACACATTTCAACTTAGACTCTAATGACTTGTACAAAATGGGCAACGTCCATTTTGATTGGGAAAAATGCGGAAACCCTTTTCGAGGAATGGCCTTCAATGTCCTCGACTTATCCACCAGCGGGTTCAATGTGAACACAACTGAACTGTTCTTCAAAGCGATACAAGGGACTCCCATTGTACACCTCATATTCTCCGGACACTTAGGGAAAGGTTTCTCACATGACAACCTACCAGATCCGGACAGGCACACATTTGAAGGTCTGGCAAAGAGTAACTTGAACATTTTCGATTTGTCGAACAATCGAATATTTGCCTTACAGCAGGCTGTTTTTAGTCCTCTAACCAATGCAATAATTATTGACGTTTcgaaaaacaaaatcaatcaaattAACAACAACGCCTTCAGTGGTCTGCAGGGAAATGTAAGAATGGTAAACTTGTCATTCAACATTCTCGGAGAAGTGTATTCTCACACATTTCGCAATCTGGCAGAACTTCGGGTTTTGGATTTGTCTTTTAATAACATCGGTGTACTGGGTGATTACGTTTTTGAAGGGCTTCCTAAATTACGAGCGTTATATCTGACAGGGAACTCCCTGCGGAACTTGGGTTTTCCCGCGGCATTACCAAACTTGGAATTTCTCCTTCTGGGTGATAATCGGTTGGTAGATGTTTACAATATAGATAAACTCGGTATCAACTCTACCCACGTGGATCTGACAAACAATAGATTAACAAACCTGGAGGAAGTTTATCGCATTTTAACCGCTTTCAAGAATCTTCAGAATTTCTTCTTTGGTGGTAATTTTATCAAGTGGTGTATTCTTGGTCAAAATATATCAGTGCCTCTTAATCATAGCCTACAAGTTCTGGATCTTCATGATAGTTCCTTGCAGTTGGTTTGGGCTCAGGGGACATGCCTTGATGTATTTAATCATCTGAACAATCTGGTCGGTCTAAATTTAAGCTTCAACTCTCTCACGAGTCTCCCACAAGGGATTTTCAACGGTCTCAGCTCCATCATAGAGATTGACCTCTCATCCAATGCTTTGACTTATCTTGAACCCGATGTTTTTCCCAACAGCCTTAAAAGACTTGACATTTCCAGTAACTTCCTGGCCTACCCAGATCCCAGAAACTTTGAGTCCCTTCTCTTTCTCAATCTGATGGAAAATCGTTTTTACTGTGACTGTAATCTTGAGGGTTTCTTGAAGTGGATGGATGTGACAAATGTAACCTTCTTGAGCCCGGTCGAGGAGTACCGATGCGAATTTCCGGCTGTTCACTACGATCTTCCATTGCTGAACTATTCCCGGATTGTCGAGCCATGTGAGGTAGATGATGAGTTGGCGGTCCAAGAGCTAAAGTTTGCGCTGTTCATCGCCTCTGCCCTCCTTGTCCTCATTGTCATACAGTGCGGAATTGCCTACGCCCGTCTCCGTGGGCGCGTCTACATCTTCTACAAAAAAATTGTTGGTAGGGTTCTTGAAGGTCCCAAAGCGCCGCCTCCTTTGGAGGACGTGCAGTACGATGCCTACCTCTGCTTCAGCAACATTGACTACAGGTGGGTGGAGGCGGCTTTACTCAAGAAGTTGGACAACAAGTTTTCAGAAGAGAACATCCTGCGCTGTTGTTTTGAGGCCAGAGACTTCCTGCCTGGTGAGGACTACCTCTCCAACATCAGAGATGCCATCTGGAGCAGTCGGAAGACTGTGTGCGTTGTCTCCAAGGAGTTCCttaaaggtattttttttcctaaattgcAATTTTGGCATTGTGGCATAGAGACGGAGGTACGAGAGGggcaaataaaaatatgcactcATAGTGGAAAACCATGTCAACAAACTTTCGTAGGTTGAAAATCCTTTTTTACCACCCATTCcccttataccaggggtctcaaactcgcggcccacgggccaccttgataccaaagtttaatgttgaaatgacagcataaagctgtgtgcacaccggacacaattaacatgattttgccccgccccatactgttaccctaccctgttaccccgccctgttttgcgttggattagcaatgaagctaaaggcttatgacgctgggtacaaataaatgcaggacatgatttggaataaaacggaaaatacacgtcaagataaagcatctcatcaaacatgttgttaaagttacgatgctgctcccagatggaactgagtacgatgctaacgtgctaattgggtaaaattgggtaaaaagtttcattaatgttcatgttaaaaggttaaataactgttaatactgtacatttgaatctgaaaaaaataatttctctacaaactgtatgtggtttattacgtttttttACGTTGGGAGCAACCTTcaacagaacccaggctcttgGGGTGACCGTGTACCCTGATTGGCTGGGTTAAGGTTTTGAGTTGACTGTTGAGTAGGAGAAATGGCTCCATGAAAGAAGAGCCAGATAACTAAATATTCTACCTCCCAGTGCATTTTAAAATTCTATGAGTGTCCTCTACAAAATGCACAAGCAAGTGCTAGTTTCGGTTTTAGTTGCGTTGACAAATGCTTTTGTTGACGCCAGTTGGCCAGTACAAGCGATTAAAAACCAAATGTTTCCTGTTCCTTCTTCAGATGGCTGGTGCTTGGAGGCATTCACTTTGGCTCAGGGCCGAATGCTGAACGAGCTCAAAAATGTTCTGATCATGCTGGTGGTTGGGAAGGTAAGTTCCTTgtcaaaatgttaattttagaAAGGAAAGAATGGAAAGAATACAGCTAGGGGTGGGTGAAATGTTAGTATCCGGCCAATACCAAATAAATACACGGCCAGTTTTGCCAATACCAATACGTTTTACATAGAATTCTTCTGGGTTTTTTTCATGCAatatctaatgcaggggtctcaaactcaaaaatcaatcaatcagtaataaataaataaatattataataataataataaaacggcaaataataaaaacttaagaaaccacatatagttggcggatagacaaattatttttttcagattaaaatgaacaaagcattattagagcccagtagacatgacaaaacacgactatagtcacatttatactctttttatttacaacatattgcgcaactgcagggtcttgagacacatgctaactcgcaaactagagagctagcgacctaaacggtagccttcaagttatttcctttcaacttaaatagccaaaaacttaccacttccacacggatagggaggataactattaacagttatttaacctttaacatgaacattaatcaaacgtaataattttttctgggtacatgataccatacagcatccatatcaaacttgcgcgggccgcactaacattaaactttcatatcaaggcgggggcctcaaactagtgtcctgcgggccacatttggcccgcgggccgcgtgtttgagacccctgatctaatcaAAACTCTTGCCACACCATGGACAACTTTACGGTGTTTCTTTTCAGGATTCGGCTAGCCAcgaataataatgttaataatgacTATTCTTATGTCATCCAATCAAGGTGCCCCACTACCAATTGATGAAGTACAACGCAGTCAGAGCGTTCGTCCAGAGGAAAGAATACCTGATCTGGCCAGAGGACCCTCAGGACCTGGAGTGGTTTTACGAGCGCCTTGTTTCGCAAATCCTCAAAGATACTGCAGTGAAGAAGATGGCCGATGTTCAGCCCGAG from Doryrhamphus excisus isolate RoL2022-K1 chromosome 1, RoL_Dexc_1.0, whole genome shotgun sequence encodes the following:
- the LOC131140267 gene encoding toll-like receptor 5; the protein is MEAPNRMFNCKKSSMWTLVLQLASVGMYVQVLTSCKIYGPVAACHGQNYQWVPTLPPTITSLYLERNHISEINSTSFKNLEQLLEIDLTQQSVPLIIRNNAFLRQTKLVRLVLGSNLDLQLELRAFAGLVNLKHLFIDHCRLTDTIMSHSYFEPLLSLELLNLFGNNIRRLEPGFFFFKLIKLTQVNLMLNNIERLCEEDLIGFRGKYFTHFNLDSNDLYKMGNVHFDWEKCGNPFRGMAFNVLDLSTSGFNVNTTELFFKAIQGTPIVHLIFSGHLGKGFSHDNLPDPDRHTFEGLAKSNLNIFDLSNNRIFALQQAVFSPLTNAIIIDVSKNKINQINNNAFSGLQGNVRMVNLSFNILGEVYSHTFRNLAELRVLDLSFNNIGVLGDYVFEGLPKLRALYLTGNSLRNLGFPAALPNLEFLLLGDNRLVDVYNIDKLGINSTHVDLTNNRLTNLEEVYRILTAFKNLQNFFFGGNFIKWCILGQNISVPLNHSLQVLDLHDSSLQLVWAQGTCLDVFNHLNNLVGLNLSFNSLTSLPQGIFNGLSSIIEIDLSSNALTYLEPDVFPNSLKRLDISSNFLAYPDPRNFESLLFLNLMENRFYCDCNLEGFLKWMDVTNVTFLSPVEEYRCEFPAVHYDLPLLNYSRIVEPCEVDDELAVQELKFALFIASALLVLIVIQCGIAYARLRGRVYIFYKKIVGRVLEGPKAPPPLEDVQYDAYLCFSNIDYRWVEAALLKKLDNKFSEENILRCCFEARDFLPGEDYLSNIRDAIWSSRKTVCVVSKEFLKDGWCLEAFTLAQGRMLNELKNVLIMLVVGKVPHYQLMKYNAVRAFVQRKEYLIWPEDPQDLEWFYERLVSQILKDTAVKKMADVQPENGIQLENIDAH
- the LOC131140285 gene encoding thrombomodulin-like, giving the protein MEDVTGLLVAVLLVLAGRLGGTEPNGGSCFGKQCYAVHRRAGDFTSAQNQCKEQNGHLMTVGSQSTHDALVALLGNASGHFWIGLHRPIRCPDATLGLKGYEWVTEDGESVFNNWAETFDRSCSSPRCVTVSAEDGFRWTQKRCDARVSGFLCAYSFDYACTRLNEEEAAGEYVIYTNPLGLGEEGLHSLPPGSTAIRMPSELKHVCFFQKWLQAPWSCEIFQGGCEHKCIAGPDHQPSCYCPPGLSIHPVNKVTCEEDPDGPCTRLGCEHACLEDPHGAHLCMCGHGFELASDGRSCVDFNDCTDERQCPGENFRCVDTAGGYRCVCEDGFKLTGGVCVDQDECASAPCEHMCHNTPGSYRCSCYEGYIEDTHSANTCKLHCGKEECKAECDPNDQYQCFCPDGYIAEERLDGTVCIDMDECAFAYCEHRCKNTYGSFKCSCRKGFALVDEVFCKRKSEDEDEEWEGSGEALTSPSASTLTPNVGPTGQPSAVTVGGLVGIIVCCVFVVVLVVFLAQHLLKKRGKMEREATLKASGGGGGEAHSLHKMEVVM